In a single window of the Sorangium aterium genome:
- a CDS encoding FAD-binding oxidoreductase: protein MVARFIGGAPSGSPREDERGSAGLAHVGEAPLAPRIDEIRRRPLFSLQGYSGLQRSCGDVYFPASVEELRVLFRMAKRTGRRITFRAGGQSFDGQALNDDIVISMHHFRSIEIDTQRARMTVGAGATWGAIARELAARGFVPYTVVSTSHATAGGTVSGDCLSRFSGIASKEGHYVERLSLLRLDGQLLSLSPDDATSALFHAVIGGLGYLGAVIDVTYRIARVAPAGTPIRVVTQATRCTSLEELATALLPRPEQLLPSEGGTALEDGWIPEALFSIAFHTLEGTKGMVLRSRYVPGTSHELRPLLIHRPRHVLRVPIEWLMRASVVSRGLWTLIDRFLFDVSRPYVDELMGYLFFMDGNVRAKRIAQTFGMPMLTLQQAFMIPYDPRAPEDSLRRLVDFLGKVDEIATRDGIPPLLLDVLHIQGDQFLLSANHGTDGFAVTLAFEVSEEESAHRLRLRLSELSARALELGGRVYLVKNVHATAEHLQAMYAHALPEFVRLKRLVDPDGLLRNEFLERVFPAHFGPAPRPASP, encoded by the coding sequence ATGGTCGCTCGATTCATCGGCGGGGCGCCCTCGGGCTCCCCTCGCGAAGACGAACGCGGCAGCGCCGGGCTCGCCCACGTCGGGGAAGCGCCGCTGGCGCCACGGATCGACGAGATCCGACGGAGACCGCTCTTCTCGCTCCAGGGCTACAGCGGGCTGCAACGATCGTGCGGAGACGTGTACTTCCCGGCGTCGGTCGAGGAGCTCAGGGTGCTCTTCCGCATGGCGAAGCGGACAGGGCGCAGGATCACGTTCCGCGCCGGAGGCCAGTCGTTCGACGGCCAGGCGCTGAACGACGACATCGTGATCTCGATGCACCACTTCAGATCCATCGAGATCGACACGCAACGAGCGCGGATGACCGTGGGCGCCGGCGCCACCTGGGGAGCCATCGCCCGCGAGCTCGCCGCCCGCGGCTTCGTGCCCTACACGGTCGTCTCGACGAGCCACGCCACCGCGGGAGGCACGGTCTCGGGGGACTGCCTCTCGCGCTTCTCGGGCATCGCCAGCAAAGAGGGACACTACGTCGAGCGGCTCTCCCTCCTCCGCCTCGACGGACAGCTGCTCTCCCTCAGCCCCGATGACGCGACGAGCGCGCTGTTCCACGCGGTGATCGGCGGGCTCGGCTACCTCGGCGCGGTGATCGATGTCACGTACCGCATCGCGCGCGTCGCCCCGGCAGGGACGCCGATCCGGGTCGTCACCCAGGCGACGCGCTGCACCTCGCTCGAGGAGCTCGCGACGGCGCTCCTCCCACGCCCGGAGCAGCTCCTGCCGTCCGAGGGAGGCACCGCGCTCGAGGACGGGTGGATCCCGGAGGCGCTCTTCTCCATCGCCTTCCATACCCTGGAGGGGACCAAGGGCATGGTCCTCCGGTCGCGGTACGTCCCGGGGACCTCGCACGAGCTCCGCCCGCTGCTGATCCATCGCCCCCGGCACGTGCTCCGCGTCCCGATCGAGTGGCTGATGCGCGCGTCCGTGGTGAGCCGGGGCCTCTGGACCCTCATCGACCGCTTCCTCTTCGATGTCTCACGCCCGTACGTCGATGAGCTCATGGGCTACCTGTTCTTCATGGACGGCAACGTCCGCGCGAAGCGCATCGCGCAGACCTTCGGGATGCCCATGCTCACGCTGCAGCAAGCGTTCATGATCCCTTACGACCCGCGCGCCCCGGAGGACAGCCTGCGCCGGCTCGTCGATTTCCTGGGCAAGGTGGATGAGATCGCTACCCGAGACGGAATACCGCCGCTCCTCCTCGACGTGCTCCACATCCAGGGCGACCAGTTCCTCCTCTCGGCGAACCACGGGACCGACGGGTTCGCGGTGACGCTCGCGTTCGAGGTCTCGGAGGAAGAGAGCGCCCACCGGCTCCGCCTCCGCCTCAGCGAGCTCAGCGCGCGCGCGCTCGAGCTCGGCGGCCGCGTCTACCTGGTGAAGAACGTCCACGCGACAGCGGAGCACCTCCAGGCGATGTACGCGCACGCGCTCCCGGAGTTCGTCCGCCTGAAGCGGCTCGTCGATCCCGACGGGCTCCTGCGCAACGAGTTCCTCGAGCGGGTGTTCCCCGCGCACTTCGGCCCGGCGCCACGGCCCGCCAGCCCATGA
- a CDS encoding pyridoxal phosphate-dependent decarboxylase family protein, which yields MKDALTTALSPDFLEREAARLGALLADHVRRAQRREGPVLVQRSIEEILAALDFDRTVAHGGADLAALVATVLDNSNRLHHPRYFGHQVAVPMLSSSLADLVHGVLNNGMAVYEMGPAGTAIERGLLRWMRGKIGWGAEGDGVITHGGSLGNLSALLACRERVAPGSFKAGVPPGLVLLASEAAHYSVARAAAIMGLGGDAVVKVAVDDALRIVPGALSRAYEEVKRAGKRVLAVVANAGATPNGAFDPLREIGAFCRREGLWLHVDGAHGAAARFTERYRDLLDGVELADSLVCDMHKMLGTSTLACAVLVKDPAALAGTYEQYAPYLHGEDERQGVDLSKLTFECTKAQLSLKLFFNLALVGEAGMSAHVERLFDAARRFHGLLARRPAFECFGAPQANILCFRVGRDSAVQDRVRRQIVEEGSFYITRTTLRGESWLRLVIMNPQTTDGDIEALAARIEALVIDRAPPP from the coding sequence ATGAAGGACGCGCTGACGACCGCGCTCTCCCCCGATTTCCTCGAGCGCGAGGCGGCCCGCCTGGGCGCGCTGCTCGCGGATCACGTGCGCAGGGCGCAGCGCCGGGAAGGGCCGGTGCTGGTGCAGCGATCGATCGAGGAGATCCTCGCCGCGCTCGACTTCGATCGCACGGTCGCGCACGGCGGCGCGGATCTCGCCGCCCTCGTCGCCACCGTCCTCGACAACAGCAACCGGCTGCACCATCCCCGCTACTTCGGTCACCAGGTGGCCGTGCCGATGCTGTCGTCGTCGCTCGCCGACCTCGTGCACGGCGTCCTCAACAACGGCATGGCCGTCTACGAGATGGGGCCGGCCGGGACCGCGATCGAGCGCGGGCTCCTCCGCTGGATGCGGGGCAAGATCGGTTGGGGCGCCGAGGGGGACGGCGTCATCACCCACGGCGGGAGCCTGGGCAACCTGAGCGCGCTGCTCGCGTGCAGGGAGCGCGTCGCCCCGGGGAGCTTCAAGGCGGGCGTCCCGCCCGGCCTCGTCCTGCTCGCCTCCGAGGCGGCGCATTATTCCGTCGCGCGCGCCGCCGCCATCATGGGCCTCGGCGGCGATGCCGTCGTGAAGGTCGCCGTGGACGACGCGCTGCGGATCGTCCCGGGGGCGCTCTCGCGGGCGTACGAGGAGGTGAAGCGGGCGGGCAAGCGGGTGCTCGCCGTGGTGGCCAACGCGGGCGCGACGCCGAACGGGGCCTTCGACCCGCTGCGGGAGATCGGCGCGTTCTGCCGGCGGGAGGGGCTCTGGCTCCACGTCGACGGCGCCCACGGCGCGGCGGCGCGCTTCACCGAACGCTACCGGGACCTCCTCGACGGCGTCGAGCTCGCCGACTCGCTGGTCTGCGACATGCACAAGATGCTCGGCACATCGACGCTGGCCTGCGCGGTCCTCGTCAAGGATCCCGCCGCGCTCGCCGGCACCTACGAGCAGTACGCGCCGTACCTGCACGGCGAGGACGAGCGGCAGGGCGTCGATCTGTCCAAGCTCACGTTCGAGTGCACGAAGGCGCAGCTGTCGCTCAAGCTGTTCTTCAACCTCGCCCTCGTCGGCGAGGCGGGCATGTCCGCGCACGTCGAGCGCCTCTTCGACGCCGCCCGGCGCTTCCACGGCCTCCTCGCGCGCCGGCCGGCGTTCGAGTGCTTCGGCGCCCCGCAGGCCAACATCCTCTGCTTCCGTGTCGGCCGCGACTCGGCCGTACAGGATCGCGTCCGGCGGCAGATCGTGGAGGAGGGGAGCTTCTACATCACGCGCACCACGCTGCGCGGCGAGTCGTGGCTGCGCCTCGTCATCATGAACCCGCAGACGACGGACGGGGACATCGAGGCGCTCGCGGCGCGCATCGAGGCGCTCGTCATCGACCGCGCGCCGCCGCCCTGA
- a CDS encoding PDZ domain-containing protein, translating to MHGSQQRDQPLRTRGAYGWVRRLSGVLTPLVPLAVSACRGDCPRVEASQQRAEDMQQRTEDAQQRTGAPASPAAIARPEKRDKRSSHAPTATSVPAPWLLTIQPTTGEGARIASMDIRSFTSPLLEPGDVILAVDGQPVHSLAGLESYLRARVPGDMVVLTVLRNETTINYAMLQVPAGDPPVPPSAAATGARGGG from the coding sequence ATGCATGGCAGTCAACAGCGGGATCAGCCCCTCCGGACGCGCGGCGCGTACGGGTGGGTTCGACGCCTCTCAGGGGTGCTCACGCCGCTCGTCCCGCTGGCGGTCAGCGCGTGCCGCGGCGACTGCCCGCGCGTCGAGGCCTCGCAGCAGCGCGCCGAGGACATGCAGCAGCGCACCGAGGACGCGCAGCAGCGCACCGGCGCGCCGGCGAGCCCGGCGGCGATCGCAAGGCCAGAGAAGCGCGACAAGCGGTCGAGCCACGCGCCGACGGCCACCTCCGTGCCGGCGCCCTGGCTGCTCACCATCCAGCCGACCACCGGGGAGGGCGCGAGGATCGCGAGCATGGATATCCGCAGCTTCACATCCCCGCTGCTGGAGCCGGGCGACGTCATCCTCGCGGTCGATGGGCAGCCAGTCCACTCGCTGGCAGGCCTGGAGAGCTACCTGCGCGCCCGCGTGCCCGGCGACATGGTGGTGCTCACCGTGCTGCGCAACGAGACAACGATCAACTATGCGATGCTCCAGGTGCCGGCCGGCGACCCTCCGGTGCCCCCGTCGGCCGCGGCGACCGGGGCCAGAGGCGGCGGCTGA
- a CDS encoding alpha/beta hydrolase — protein MRSLVTVLSLAALLAAGASASANGDGTSPPPAAAPAASAPPAAAPAASAPPAAAPTASAPASPQDAAAARWCAPELASLPGEVCAFLPAREAPGPRVLVIFLHGVVQPDSGWQWAQQRGAARAGARHGVAVMMPRGRRGIGPKTMEDWWCWPTASAAQTAHEDALIAEWDAARAELERRAGGRFERVLVFGFSNGAYYATSLAMRGRLPVDGYAAFAGGSGARYLQRAGAQTKLRAPVFVGWGGKDPAHQDQVALAKMLRRLKWPSRSLGKPRAGHAMTDEQVDQAFAFLSGRRGGDKAPGRGRGAGSR, from the coding sequence ATGCGCTCGCTCGTGACGGTGCTGTCCCTGGCCGCGCTCCTGGCCGCGGGCGCATCCGCCTCGGCCAACGGCGACGGGACCAGCCCGCCCCCTGCGGCCGCGCCCGCGGCGAGCGCTCCTCCTGCGGCCGCGCCCGCGGCGAGCGCTCCTCCTGCGGCAGCGCCCACGGCGAGCGCGCCCGCGTCCCCGCAGGACGCGGCGGCGGCGCGCTGGTGTGCGCCGGAGCTCGCGTCGCTGCCCGGTGAGGTCTGCGCGTTCCTGCCGGCCAGGGAGGCGCCTGGCCCCCGGGTGCTCGTGATCTTCCTGCACGGCGTCGTTCAGCCCGATTCTGGGTGGCAGTGGGCGCAGCAGCGGGGCGCGGCGCGGGCCGGCGCCCGGCACGGGGTCGCCGTGATGATGCCCCGCGGCCGGCGCGGGATCGGTCCGAAGACCATGGAAGACTGGTGGTGCTGGCCCACCGCCTCCGCCGCGCAGACGGCCCACGAGGACGCCCTGATCGCCGAGTGGGACGCGGCGCGCGCGGAGCTCGAGCGGCGCGCGGGCGGGCGCTTCGAGCGGGTGCTCGTGTTCGGCTTCTCGAACGGGGCGTACTACGCGACGTCGCTGGCGATGCGCGGGCGGCTGCCGGTCGACGGCTACGCGGCGTTCGCGGGCGGATCGGGCGCGCGCTACCTGCAGCGGGCGGGCGCGCAGACGAAGCTGCGCGCGCCGGTCTTCGTCGGCTGGGGAGGGAAGGACCCGGCGCACCAGGACCAGGTGGCGCTCGCGAAGATGCTCCGCAGGCTCAAGTGGCCCTCGAGGTCGCTCGGCAAGCCGCGCGCGGGGCACGCGATGACCGACGAGCAGGTCGACCAGGCGTTCGCGTTCCTGAGCGGCAGGCGAGGCGGCGACAAGGCGCCCGGCAGAGGGCGCGGAGCTGGATCGCGATGA